Genomic window (Takifugu rubripes chromosome 1, fTakRub1.2, whole genome shotgun sequence):
CAAAACCTCCTCCTATTAATCACATTTGAAGTCTTTCAACAGTGTTTCGGACATGTGCGTGGTCTTTCATTGTATTTGAGCTGTGCCGTAAAACCTGACTTTTTTGTGTAAATTGATCTGTAAAGTCAATGAAATAAAGAGGGGAAATGACCGTTGCCAGATTTGAATGGTTCGTCAGTTTCATTTATACCTGAGAGCAGAAGAAATGAACTTTTCTTGGGTTCAATCTTTCCAGGTAGTCTGGATCCCAAATTGTCCCCCTGATGTCTTTGCACAAAATGTCAGCGTGCCATTTACCCAGTGAGCTGCCCACAGGTATAAAACTTTAAGACTGGGCCTTTTTCTAATTCTCATAGATATAGCAGAAGATTATAGAGAGCAGACAAATGCACATAAAATCCTCATTTATTCCTGATCCAGGGCAGACGCTTCACTTTGCTCTTTAAGGTCAAAGAATGTCAAATCACATCGGTTCATGAAAGATATCAGGCCCTCTACAAAGGTGACCTTTCAGGCTGACATTTGAATATGGATACTTAATTCCCCTTAAGGTTCATGATTAGAGTTCAGGTTAATCTGATCCTTGTCtctgatgtattttttttttttaaatcgatgACCAGAACCTGCCTTCAAAACATTGCTGTACTCTGGGTTTTATGCTAGACAACAGTGAAAGCACCAGCAGGTAACACTGTTCTTGTACTGAATTTCTGCATTTCTTACTGAAGTGACTCAATGTTAAATATCTAAAAGCTAAGGATTTAAAACCAGGCATGTTAGTCACTGTCAGgggtgtgaaaacacacacaacaacggTTCTGAGGCTGTGATCAACAACAGACACTCATCTGCTGATGTCCTCTCGATGAAAAGTGAGGGCTAATGTTCATCTATCAGCTTTGCTCCAGCACGGTGGCGCAGGGACATTTATCAGGTGTCACAGTGGTTCTAATAAAGCTGAGACAAAACTACAGAACCGCTATGAAAGCACTGGTCCAGTTCGGTCCTTGCGGCGTGAACCAGGGCTGGATGCTGTAGCGAGGCGACTGTTACTGgcacagcaggaagtccttgATGCTGCGAGGAAGGAAGAGGCTGGAGGCTCTGTGGAGGCGACTCCGACCGAGACACCGGCGAATACAGAACCGGCAGAGCTGCGACAGGGAGCAGGGACCTGGGCGGGCGGGGGCAGAAGGGGTGGGTCATCTTACCATTGGGGGTTACAGTCACATGAAATGTAAACATCTACAACTGTACCTCTTTTCTGTAGCACAAGTCTCACGCTGCTGTTGGGCGGTGAAAGGTCAAGCGGTGTTTTCCCCTCGGGGTTCCGACTCCACCTGTCTGCTCCGAagtccagcaggaggtccaCAATGTCCGCACCTCCACTACGAGCTGCAGCGTGTAGAGGAGTGTCCTGTCCACAGCCTGTCTCCACATCGGCTCCTGAGAGGGATAAAAACAACCTCAACACACCATCGCAGGCATTTAGGATTTAACTTTGACGCACTTATTTGCTTTTACAACATAACTTTGAGCCAGAACTCTGAACATTAATAAAACATCCAACCATAAATCACCGGGAATGATTTAAACGTCCCGACAGCTCTGCAGATTAGACTATCGAGTGTTAGTCGTCCCAGAAAAATGATGCCTCTGAACTCAGAGAGGCAAGAGCAGACAGCAAGGAAAATCCTGTCAGAAGCAGGAAACAAGTAGTGATATCTTTATCAGCCGACCACTAATTGGGATTTTCTCATCTGTTTTCACAGGTGATAAATGTGCTGTTGTGACCGACTCCGCGGACTCCACTGATATGAACTGACATGAAACCTTGACAAGGATGAAGCAATAATCAAAGACCTTGGGCTGGTTCAGAATGATTCCACTGGCAAtgatttaaaaagcaaaataaatcttGTCAAAGTCTTCAAGGGCAGAGTAGCTCTGATTTCAAGGTTGTTTTTAGGAAGCTGAGAAACATCAGGAACAAGAAATATTAATCAAGAGTTAAACCCATGAAATTACAGGATATGGCACTATAGTGATAAAATGAAGCCTCCACCTCTTAAATCTTGCAGTTTTGCCATCAGAGGCTCCACTAATTAAAATGTGGATCTTCATTATAATGATTAGGATAATGACTCAAAGAATTTGTTAAcatcacattttttaaatccaaaataGTTATCGCGCTTTTTAATTAATCTAATACCTGAGTGCAACAGTGACATCGCACAGTCTGCAGCCCGAGCGGCACAGGCGGAGTACAGCGGCGTCCCTACAGCCGGCAGCTCCACGTCAGCGTGAGCTCCCCAcgacagcagcaggtccagacaCTCCGTGTGACCTGACGGGGCCACACAGCAGAGCCAGAACGTCACACACAGACGCCTCAGAccttcacacacatgtgcacttcACATGTCACACACCTTGCTTGGCGGCCTCGTGGATGGGGGAGGCCAGCAGGGAAGGGGTGTTGAGGGTGGCGCCGTGCTGCAGGAGCACTCTGACACAAGCGGCGCTCCCACTACTGCAGGAGTTAAAAAGAGGAGTGGCCCCATCTGTGGACACAGCATCTACCTGGGAGGGAGGCACACGTGATCAGCTGGGACCGGAGAGGAGCAGTGGACCCAAATCAGCCAGAGCATTTAGAAATACTCTTAGTTGTGTGtttaaaatatgtttgaatACATTTATTGATCAACAACTACTTTTAATATTAATACAGCATTTAATAATATGATTGCCCATGATAAACAGGTAAACACTGAGTATGTTACAGTGCTCATTGTAATTCTAAACcctaagttgttttttttatatcagAAACCAGATAGTGGGGTACATTCTTTCACTAATCTAGCagagcatgtgcacgtgtgtgtgtgtgtgtgtgtgtgtgtgtgtgtgtgtgtgtgtgtgtgtgtgttgtggccaTGCGTTAAAAAGTCTAGTCTGTCAGaatttgcacattcattttcACACATCTTTTCAGACATCAGCATTTTTCAAATTTAACAATTAAAGTATATATTACAAATCATCTTGCACCATTTGGAAACTGACAATATCAAACAGCTTTGTTGTGCACTTGTACGTCGCAGACGTTAGGTTGTGTATTCTCCATAACAAAGTGATTTTAAACGCTTTACACATAGAGTGGAAATGAGCCTGAAAGGTTCTTACATTTGCACCGTTCTCCAGCAGGAACATGGCACAGGCATAATGGCCGCCAAGGCAAGCCTCGTGTAGGGGAGAAACTAGGTCCATGGTGAGCGTGTCGACATGAAAGCCCTACAGGACGGATGCGGAAATGCTGTCAGATACAAACATGCACATGTTGTGAATTATGGGGCTTGAATATCTGTGGTTTATTGTGAAGGAAAGACAGTTTTCACCTGACTGATGAGTGTTCTGAGGGTGAGCAGTCTGCCCTGGTATGCAGCATCGTGGAGAGGAGTCCTGTCCGACCAGGAGTCTGGAGCCAACGTGGACAGACAGACTTTGAATTAAACCGGTCCCAGCTCTGACAATTTCAAACTCTAATTCACAAAATGTGACTCTTCATTTCCCATCACACAGATTAGAGAGAAGCCTTTAATCCAAAATTAAACCACACTCTGACGTTTTAGAGATTATTCTTTTAAGACTTTGGTTTCACttgaaaacaatgaaaaaaggaggagaatgtgtcagagacaaagaaagaacCTACCAGCCATCAGAGAGTTACAAGTCAATCCCCCATAGATGGAAAAAGGCCTCTGCCAAAACTGCGAGAAGTGTGAAGGCTCAGTTTGTACAGCAGCCATGAtgaaaatgaagcagcagaacTCTGGAGGAAGTGTAGAGGACCGAAGCTCACCCAGTCGGATACGTAAACTAGATTTCGGCCTTCCTCCATTTCTTATCTGGGCCGCCTCCCACACATTGGCACCTCCTGCCCACCAAAGTCTCCGTCCATGGATGTAGTCTACTGTGTGTGCATAACAATAGTTGGCCGACGCCAATTTGCAACCTTGAATAAAGAACGTGTCCACACAAACCGCTCCCGTTACCAGAGCATGTGCACGTGGAGTTTCACACTCTAGATACTGTAAACGGGCGTAGAAAGAACATTTGACTCCATTTATCTCTAAACCTGTTCACTGGGACAGTGTTCCACCCCCAGTTCTTACGTGGTTTGTGAAAAATGCACATTTGATGTTGGTAAGAAACTAATCTAAAACTTCCATAAACTAATAATTACTAGAATTCCCCAGTCAGGCCAAACTATAACCAACAGTGGCTGAAACCAGCTCTATGTACGAACACGTCCAGATTTGATTTAAAAGAGTCAGATTTTGTTCCATCCCCCACCACACTGACGAGTATGAAAAGGCTTTAATGAGCAGTACCAGACTGCTCCAATCCACATTGTTATGCAAATGCCAGCTGTTGCCTATGAAAGCCACCTTATCTCACCCCATCACCTCCTGTTTCACATCACTAGGTGTCTTTCCACTGCACAAACTTTCATTTTTCAAGGTACATGGTGGGTGCCTGTCTCCACGACAACAACCTCCCCCAATGGGACTTTTGCGGGGCTTAACGGAGGCCGCCACCTTCATTCCAGAGACATTAGCAATTGTAAATTGTTGTGGAAGAAACTTTAGACAAGTTGTCTCCTATAAAAGGTTTGTAGAAGCTTCAGTGTCGCAAAAATGAAACCAAAGGCCAAATAAAAACACTATTCTTTATTGGAGTTGTCCAGGAGTCATATCATTGCCTGAGAAAATCATAATACCATTTTGTCATAACAAATATGGGGTAAAAAAGCTTCACCGTGATACAACTTAGGAAAAGCGTTTCATTTTTACCACAAATTGTTTATGTATGATTAAGAAAAGCTCTTTGATTCCCTCTGTATTTTAATCTCATgatgcaaaacaaataaaattcactgaataaaaaaagaattaaaatggtCCCTTTCAACATGGGAATGTAAACAATATctgctgttaccatggaaacagtaACCGTATCCCCAATGTTatacaaaaaaagcaaaatgtgaTCATTCCCCAAATAAATCTGGGTTTGCTGCTCCCTTTGTGGCATTGAGTTTAATGCTTGAACCCTGCCCCCACATACTGCGGGGGCCCGTGGCGTCCACGGCGACGTCCATGACCCTGTCTGGCACCAACcactgcagaagcagcaggaaaaggaagTCCAAAACAGCCATGAAGGCAAAGACAGAGCCGGCCACGGGGCCGCAGTGAGACCTGAGTCTCAGCAACCGTCTGTCCAGGGGAAGCACCTCCTCGGTCGATACTCTGTCGTACACCTACAAAAGAAACCCACAATTTGTGCTACTGTTAGATCACTTGTGTGTGTTCAATTGTGGTCAGTGAGCCATCGAAGTTGCTTAGTTTCAGGTTTTAGCTGTAACAAGTAGGTAAATCTGCTCCACATAAAGAGGTTTTTCTGGGTCAACGCACCTTTTCCGTTCTCTCTGCGACGTTTCTCCACGTGTACAGTGTTCGCACCCGAGAGTGGATGGACTCAGGGGGGGGAAGTGAGCCCACACGCTGCCGCGCTATTACCGTCTCAAGACCAGCGCACAGTGAGCGCACCGTCGGCTCACACAGCGTGATCAGTTCCTCAGGTAATACCTCGGGAATGCCACCCACACGAGTGCTCACCACctaggaaacagaaaaaaatccagTAATCCCGCACGTTTAAAagcatctttgtttttgtatcGTGACAGCAGCAAAAGTCTTCATGTCAGCCAGACTGAAAAGGTCAATCTAATCTCAGAACACGCTGAACACTGCTGCTGGCCACTTCAGGCAGAACCGAAAACACAAGACAAGTTTCTTCTCTTTATTCTCCAATAGAAAGGTCTGTGAGTACCAATATATCGAACTACAGCAATAAGAGAAGTTTGGGCTATTTCTGGCTGCTTTAGAGTGTTTAATATTCTGCTGTTGAGGTCTAATTACGGCACATtcttcaattttattttaacgTTCACACATTATGAGATATCAGACTCCATCTGCATCTGACAAAAGTAGAAAAAGTGTTGAAAATATATTTAACAAGTTCCAGATCCAATGATATTGGAGTAATGGGCAATGATTTGGAACTTCCAGTGTCCTCTGAGCCATGAGCTGCCCCATCCTCATCCTTTGTTCTGCAGACATCTTAACTTCTATTTGAATTTAAATCACACTACAGCTCTGATATTTGGTTTGACATAGAAAATATGGTATTATGTATAGTTACAATCCATACACACACAAGGAAAGACTGTTAAATTCACGACGCTCCGTGTTCCTCTCCCCGTTTGTGTTCTCCCACTCATCAGTGAACGGCCACGAACCTGCAGCCCACAGCTGGCTCCTTCCACAATAGCCATGCAGAAAGCTTCAGTCAGAGAAGTGTTGAGGAAAATATGACCCTGCACAAGAACTCCACGAACATCTTTATGCTCCAAGGCTCCCAGAAGACGCACCCTAAGAGCAAAAGGCCCTTATTATACAGCTACATGTCAGAAGAATGTCTGTCTATAAATACACCATGCACATATAACAGTGAGGTCAACACTGAATCAGTGACCTGTGGttgctgcacacacagacacacctgtCATGCAGTTGGTATttctccctcacttcctctaGCACGATTCTCTTTGGCCCCTCACCACCAATAAGGAAGTGCAGATCTGGATATTTGAGGCAAAGCTCTGGGATGATTCCACCGAGGAGGTCAATGCCTTATCACAAATGAAAACGTTAGCACCGATGATGTTGGTAAATTAATTATTCCTTCCTGTTGACATGAACAGCATGAATTTGAATAagtaattcatttttttccctctgtacCTTTGCGGTAGACGAGACGGCTGATCACAACAATAGTGATTCTGTCATCTCGACGGAAAGATGGGTCAGGGGTGAAGTCCGTAGGGTCAACAGCGTTGGGAATAACAGACACGATCTCTGGGTTGAGAGCAGCACGGAGCACAGTGTTCTCCTTGCTCGTGTATGACACGCATATGATGTGATTGGTATCACAGAGTGAGACGGTGAGAAGCTTATTGGTCAGTACGGAGCTCACGTCAGCAAAGCCAAAGAGAGAATGATCGGTGAACACCTGCAAATGATAAAACTCTTAGCTAGCCATAACGGAGAGACAACAATATGCCATATGATGCAAAATCAAAAATGACAACACATGTACCGTATTCAGGCCCATGGTCTTTGCGTGGAACAGGGAATCGTGGGCCATAGCAGAAAATGAGCTGTGCGCGTGCACCACAGTGATGCGctccctcacaaacacacaacgcATCAGTGGAAGACTGTGGAAGCAGGTGGTGGCTGTGGACTGGTTATAcatgacctgcagggggaggtAGTAGACCTTCAGTCCATTGGTCAGGTACCTGACGCCCTTCCTCCTGCCATAGGCGTGGGTGACAACTACCACCTTGTGCCCCTTTTCAATCAGACATTGGGAAAGCTGA
Coding sequences:
- the asb11 gene encoding ankyrin repeat and SOCS box protein 11 encodes the protein MAAVQTEPSHFSQFWQRPFSIYGGLTCNSLMADSWSDRTPLHDAAYQGRLLTLRTLISQGFHVDTLTMDLVSPLHEACLGGHYACAMFLLENGANVDAVSTDGATPLFNSCSSGSAACVRVLLQHGATLNTPSLLASPIHEAAKQGHTECLDLLLSWGAHADVELPAVGTPLYSACAARAADCAMSLLHSGADVETGCGQDTPLHAAARSGGADIVDLLLDFGADRWSRNPEGKTPLDLSPPNSSVRLVLQKRGPCSLSQLCRFCIRRCLGRSRLHRASSLFLPRSIKDFLLCQ
- the piga gene encoding phosphatidylinositol N-acetylglucosaminyltransferase subunit A, with product MHQRQRAGALKKSSSQKCPEAPADNFRGSTKKHSICMVSDFFYPNMGGVESHIYQLSQCLIEKGHKVVVVTHAYGRRKGVRYLTNGLKVYYLPLQVMYNQSTATTCFHSLPLMRCVFVRERITVVHAHSSFSAMAHDSLFHAKTMGLNTVFTDHSLFGFADVSSVLTNKLLTVSLCDTNHIICVSYTSKENTVLRAALNPEIVSVIPNAVDPTDFTPDPSFRRDDRITIVVISRLVYRKGIDLLGGIIPELCLKYPDLHFLIGGEGPKRIVLEEVREKYQLHDRVRLLGALEHKDVRGVLVQGHIFLNTSLTEAFCMAIVEGASCGLQVVSTRVGGIPEVLPEELITLCEPTVRSLCAGLETVIARQRVGSLPPPESIHSRVRTLYTWRNVAERTEKVYDRVSTEEVLPLDRRLLRLRSHCGPVAGSVFAFMAVLDFLFLLLLQWLVPDRVMDVAVDATGPRSMWGQGSSIKLNATKGAANPDLFGE